One Brassica napus cultivar Da-Ae chromosome C4, Da-Ae, whole genome shotgun sequence genomic region harbors:
- the LOC106390394 gene encoding serine/threonine-protein kinase BIK1, with amino-acid sequence MGSCFSSRVKAENPFNDGKSSVLYGLSMSSGKSTVAAAQKTEGEILESTPVKNFTFNELKLATRNFRPDSVIGEGGFGCVFKGWLDETNLTPTKPGTGLVIAVKKLNREGLQGHREWLTEINYLGRLSHPNLVKLVGYCLEDEHHLLVYEFMPKGSLENHLFRRSTYFKPLPWFLRIKVALDAAKGIAFLHSDPVKVIYRDIKASNILLDADYNGKLSDFGLARDGPTGDLSYVSTRIMGTYGYAAPEYMSSGHLNARSDVYSFGVVLLEILTGKQALDDNRPANEESLVEWARPHFASKRKVLQIVDARLETQYLPEEAVRLASIAVQCLSLEPKARPTMDQVVRALQQLQDNLGKPTQTDPVNKTQGFKTGAKLPEKRSTPKPF; translated from the exons ATGGGTTCTTGCTTCAGTTCTCGAGTCAAGGCCGAAAACCCTTTCAACGATG GTAAGAGCAGCGTTCTGTACGGCTTAAGCATGTCGAGCGGGAAGTCGACGGTGGCTGCGGCTCAGAAGACGGAAGGGGAGATACTTGAGTCAACGCCGGTCAAGAACTTCACCTTCAACGAGCTCAAACTTGCAACTAGAAATTTCAGACCGGACAGTGTGATCGGAGAAGGTGGGTTCGGTTGTGTTTTTAAAGGGTGGTTGGATGAAACCAATCTCACTCCGACTAAACCCGGAACCGGTTTAGTCATCGCTGTTAAAAAGCTTAACCGAGAAGGTCTTCAAGGTCACCGTGAATGGCTG ACAGAGATTAATTATTTGGGACGATTGAGTCACCCGAATCTAGTCAAACTTGTTGGTTACTGCTTAGAGGATGAACACCATCTTTTGGTATACGAGTTTATGCCAAAAGGCAGCCTTGAGAATCATCTATTCAGAA GAAGTACATATTTTAAACCGCTCCCATGGTTTCTACGGATCAAGGTTGCCCTTGATGCAGCAAAGGGGATAGCCTTTCTTCATAGTGACCCTGTCAAAGTCATATACCGAGACATTAAAGCCTCCAACATTTTGCTTGACGCG GACTATAATGGGAAACTCTCTGACTTTGGACTAGCTAGGGACGGTCCAACTGGTGATCTAAGCTATGTTAGTACAAGGATTATGGGTACATATGGCTACGCTGCTCCTGAGTATATGTCATctg GTCATTTAAATGCAAGAAGCGATGTGTACAGTTTTGGAGTTGTGCTTTTAGAGATTTTGACGGGTAAACAAGCGTTGGACGATAACAGGCCGGCTAACGAAGAAAGCCTTGTGGAATGGGCTCGACCGCACTTCGCAAGCAAACGCAAGGTTCTCCAAATCGTGGACGCTCGGCTAGAGACACAGTACCTACCCGAAGAGGCGGTGAGATTGGCCAGCATTGCGGTTCAGTGTCTCTCGTTGGAACCCAAGGCTCGCCCGACCATGGACCAAGTGGTCCGTGCCTTGCAGCAACTTCAGGATAACTTGGGAAAACCAACTCAGACCGATCCGGTTAACAAGACGCAAGGTTTTAAAACCGGAGCTAAGTTACCAGAGAAACGGTCCACACCCAAACCTTTTTAG
- the LOC106396811 gene encoding probable dual-specificity RNA methyltransferase RlmN — MMTTTTNTIAMLHNLVFTVPISRMVVRRYSLSTTAAAISTAVPSLKPASSKPARAPHVDSQVLLGMSEPELQQLAIKLGQEGYRGKQLHHLIYKRKAKQVEDFSNLPQTFRKELVESGYKVGRSPIYQTVTATDGTIKLLLKLEDNLLIETVGIPVQEEKGITRLTACVSSQVGCPLRCSFCATGKGGFSRNLQRHEIIEQVLAIEDVFKHRVTNVVFMGMGEPMLNLKSVLDAHRCLNKDIEIGQRMITISTVGVPNTIKKLASHKLQSTLAVSLHAPNQSLREKIVPSAKAYPLEAIMSDCRDYFQETNRRVSFEYALLAGVNDSVENALELAELLREWGKTYHVNLIPYNPIEGSEYKRPYKKAVLAFAAALESRKITASVRQTRGLEANAACGQLRNKFQKSPLLAETDGQESKPEAEEAVSC; from the exons ATGATGACGACAACAACCAATACCATTGCTATGCTTCACAACCTCGTCTTCACTGTTCCCATCTCCCGTATGGTCGTGCGCCGCTACTCCCTCTCCACGACCGCCGCCGCAATCTCAACCGCCGTGCCATCTCTGAAACCGGCCTCATCCAAACCGGCGCGTGCTCCGCACGTGGACTCGCAGGTCCTCCTCGGGATGTCGGAGCCGGAGCTTCAACAGCTCGCTATCAAACTCGGTCAA GAAGGATACAGAGGGAAGCAGCTTCATCATCTTATCTATAAGAGGAAGGCTAAGCAAGTTGAAGACTTTAGCAACT TGCCGCAAACGTTTCGAAAAGAGCTTGTGGAAAGTGGGTATAAGGTGGGAAGATCTCCCATTTACCAAACTGTTACTGCCACTGATGGTACCATTAAG CTGCTGTTGAAGCTTGAAGATAACCTGTTGATCGAAACAGTTGGTATACCGGTCCAGGAAGAGAAGGGAATAACGCGCCTCACTGCATGTGTCTCTTCGCAG GTTGGATGTCCACTGCGTTGCTCGTTTTGTGCTACTGGGAAAGGAGGGTTTTCAAGAAACCTTCAGAGACACGAGATCATTGagcag GTGTTGGCTATAGAGGATGTGTTCAAGCACAGAGTGACAAATGTGGTTTTCATGGGAATGGGTGAGCCCATGTTGAACTTAAAGTCAGTGCTTGATGCTCATCGTTGTTTAAACAAG GACATTGAAATCGGGCAACGAATGATTACAATATCGACAGTTGGTGTTCCAAACACAATCAAGAAGCTTGCCTCTCATAAGCTTCAGTCAACCTTAGCTGTCAG CTTACATGCTCCAAACCAGAGTCTCCGGGAGAAAATTGTACCTAGTGCCAAGGCTTATCCTCTGGAAGCAATTATGAGTGATTGTCGTGATTACTTTCAAGAAACAAATAGACGAGTTTCCTTTGAATATGCTCTTCTAG CTGGAGTCAATGATTCAGTTGAGAACGCTTTAGAACTCGCGGAGCTACTACGTGAATGGGGCAAAACGTATCACGTAAACTTGATACCTTACAACCCTATTGAAGGATCAGAGTACAAGCGACCTTACAAGAAAGCG GTCCTGGCCTTTGCGGCTGCATTGGAGTCTCGTAAGATAACAGCAAGCGTGAGGCAAACAAGAGGGCTTGAAGCGAATGCTGCTTGTGGTCAGCTGAGGAATAAGTTCCAGAAAAGCCCTTTACTCGCTGAGACGGATGGTCAAGAGTCTAAGCCAGAGGCAGAAGAAGCTGTTTCTTGTTGA